The Antennarius striatus isolate MH-2024 chromosome 23, ASM4005453v1, whole genome shotgun sequence genome has a segment encoding these proteins:
- the si:ch211-63p21.8 gene encoding kelch-like protein 33, with protein sequence MEYPRHYLPSEWEERWRREKERRKRVIEDGEEDGLEQDDRELKRIVAYNDSRMGLLSDRGKKEGSEVKMSGTAQQEIGEHMEKEAFEERIYTYYRETYPEELFLRLKEFQDSLLLTDLTLTTNNDKSFQVHSVVLASVSSFIQQRLEGEGREGLFNYKDGGIQRKLVSVGPEVDHIGLQAVVEFAYTGDVLSLNKENICLVEDAAQALGVPGLLDLCRKTKEVDSSKNKVRNTPTLEQMKRNLQSLKCLWAEKVGCDVILDVNETSFHVHRVMLAASSDYFRGMFTCGMRESHQNRVAIPFLLASELEVLINCSYSGILLLNWDCVFEIACMALQLQFQPALSLCLDFMRQEMEPNSCLDVTSFAEAYGMSELLEEAKDFVLRNFWEVSATAKFQDLPAEKLLEILQSDGLCVPSELAVFRAVSSWVEADPMERLGQAGQLMTGVRFPLMTFREFREVRAINLRMECLGNKDVQLYVSALKEFGFSIPETQDQCRVRHPKDALVLVGGDQLNQEESQRIASRELWFANSLRSGTGLVKVIEWRKLGEMPDKPKFRHAVATIAGRLYVAGGCHFYTKDDIMKSVHSYDPVQDSWKTLADMMEFRSNFSLTVHEGHLYAIGGDKEINTNIDSVEMYYPDTDSWSFVHPLDQALSGHAVSVIDKGIFISGGYNCKYECLVSLFLYHPERGITYLADMANDRAQHCMEALKGRLYVAGGVCNLRKFYTDQPACEMYDPVVDSWTAFSSLSVPHVGAASAVLEEKIYILGGYCQDDYSESGLVHRFDPSTQRWQNMGKVPGPVTDIRACLLQLPKHRRL encoded by the exons ATGGAGTATCCCAGGCATTACCTGCCTTCAGAATGGGAAGAGcgatggaggagagagaaggagaggcgGAAAAGAGTGATTGAAGACGGTGAAGAAGATGGATTAGAGCAGGATGACCGTGAGCTGAAGAGGATCGTGGCTTACAATGACTCCAGGATGGGACTGTTGAGTGACAGGGGTAAGAaagaggggtcagaggtcaagatGAGTGGAACTGCTCAGCAGGAAATTGGGGAACATATGGAGAAAGAGGCATTTGAGGAACGTATTTATACATACTACAGGGAAACGTATCCCGAAGAGTTGTTCCTGAGACTGAAGGAATTTCAGGATTCACTTCTTCTCACAGACCTGACTCTGACCACTAATAATGACAAAAGCTTTCAGGTACATTCAGTTGTCTTAGCTTCTGTCAGCTCTTTCATTCAGCAGAGACTGGAGGGTGAAGGTAGAGAAGGGTTATTTAATTATAAGGATGGAGGCATCCAAAGAAAGTTGGTCTCTGTTGGTCCTGAGGTTGATCACATTGGACTACAGGCAGTTGTGGAGTTTGCCTACACTGGAGATGTATTGTCTTTGAACAAAGAGAATATATGCCTTGTTGAGGATGCAGCTCAAGCATTGGGAGTCCCTGGATTGCTAGATCTCTGCCGCAAGACAAAGGAAGTTGACAGTTCAAAGAACAAAGTGCGAAACACTCCTACTTTGGAGCAAATGAAGCGCAATCTTCAGTCCCTGAAATGTCTATGGGCAGAAAAAGTAGGGTGTGATGTGATTTTGGATGTGAACGAGACTTCCTTTCATG TTCACAGAGTCATGCTGGCAGCGAGCAGTGACTACTTCCGTGGCATGTTCACCTGTGGCATGAGAGAATCTCACCAGAACCGTGTGGCTATTCCCTTCCTGTTAGCTTCTGAATTAGAGGTTTTGATTAACTGTTCATACAGCGGGATCCTCCTACTTAACTGGGATTGTGTCTTTGAGATCGCTTGCATGGCCCTCCAGCTTCAGTTCCAGCCTGCCCTCTCGCTTTGCCTTGACTTCATGAGACAAGAAATGGAGCCAAATTCTTGTCTGGATGTCACATCATTTGCTGAAGCCTATGGGATGTCCGAGCTCCTTGAGGAAGCCAAAGACTTTGTACTGAGGAACTTCTGGGAGGTGTCAGCAACAGCAAAGTTTCAGGATTTACCTGCAGAGAAGCTTTTAGAGATCCTCCAATCTGATGGTCTGTGCGTACCATCAGAGTTGGCGGTGTTTCGAGCGGTATCGTCTTGGGTTGAGGCAGATCCCATGGAGCGACTGGGTCAGGCTGGTCAGTTGATGACTGGAGTACGGTTCCCGCTCATGACTTTTAGAGAATTCAGGGAGGTAAGGGCAATTAACTTACGCATGGAGTGCTTAGGAAACAAGGATGTACAACTTTATGTATCAGCTTTGAAGGAATTTGGCTTCAGCATCCCAGAAACTCAGGATCAGTGCCGGGTCCGGCATCCCAAAGATGCTCTGGTTTTGGTTGGGGGAGATCAGCTGAACCAAGAAGAGAGTCAGCGCATTGCGAGCAGGGAACTGTGGTTTGCGAACTCCCTACGCAGTGGCACAGGTTTGGTGAAGGTGATAGAGTGGAGGAAGTTAGGCGAGATGCCAGACAAGCCAAAGTTCAGGCACGCAGTAGCAACAATAGCAGGACGATTATATGTGGCAGGGGGGTGTCACTTCTACACTAAAGACGACATCATGAAATCTGTTCACAG TTATGATCCCGTTCAGGACAGCTGGAAAACACTGGCTGACATGATGGAGTTCAGAAGTAACTTCTCTCTGACGGTGCATGAAGGGCATCTTTACGCCATAGGTGGAGATAAAGAGATTAACACCAACATTGACAGCGTTGAGATGTACTACCCAGATACTGACTCCTGGAG CTTTGTCCATCCCTTGGATCAGGCTCTGAGTGGCCATGCTGTGTCTGTCATAGATAAAGGAATCTTCATCTCTGGTGGGTATAACTGTAAGTATGAGTGTCTGGTTTCCCTGTTCCTGTACCATCCAGAGAGAGGGATCACGTACCTGGCAGACATGGCCAACGACCGAGCCCAGCACTGCATGGAGGCCCTGAAAGGCCGCCTTTACGTCGCCGGCGGTGTGTGTAACCTGAGGAAGTTCTATACGGATCAACCAGCCTGCGAGATGTATGATCCTGTGGTGGATTCCTGGACTGCCTTTTCGTCGCTGTCTGTACCCCATGTGGGCGCTGCCTCAGCTGTCCTGGAGGAGAAGATCTACATACTGGGGGGGTACTGCCAAGACGACTACAGTGAGTCTGGACTGGTGCACCGGTTTGATCCCAGCACACAACGATGGCAGAACATGGGAAAAGTTCCAGGGCCTGTTACTGACATACGGGCCTGTCTGCTCCAGTTACCCAAACACAGAAGACTATAA
- the LOC137590841 gene encoding kelch-like protein 9 — protein sequence MAVSDPGFKQWEDWKREMEETRRSRWRERVTHWAEGQVSDDYEEEESTDSLEEEGEDKVETEATEMGEGEEDEEINVREAQEIDSGEGERVEEIKKGDETEIEEEEEDKQGQENKIVEDERENDIKEATEITDEEQKVLNEEVGEKKDLENEVKIKVKDEGVMDEVEEEDADDEREEISEQKEDTEADTMGKEEEEEEMKEEEEEQTMRGIKGNEEIHNERKETDELKEEEEKETERVKNKTEKDDEKEDSDMVEASEMDDAQVNREHEVEKKNEQDEHEEQEKPGRYWQAMHVREQLRRSDDENIWQNQGGARQEDKSDNKEEAMPDLVELHDENSELMRSEDEFSNCEIVNEEKDDKEQFHHFTGQENPCEGDSWTTQDELQDVEEDSTDDEEADDVDDYGENVLKIYCKEDFLTDLFTTLKRFRDSSVLTDLTLSTDDGTVFHVHSLVMAAVSFRVRESMGIENGSVDERKHGGVNKWSISLGPEVDRVGLEAVVEFAYTGLMTCLSTDTLHQIKAAAETLRAPRVLEHCAIKEDNPTKTGWQKTEDRKTAEKEMVTSFQAIKQLWTDRVGCDVTLEAIGGSLQVHRVILAVWSDYFHSMFTLGMKESHQPSVTLPFLLASELEVLIDCSYSGLLPLSWKCVFEISSTSLQLQFGSVLSLCLKFLQQEINPLSCLDVASFAEAYEMTQLLEVADDFVLRQFQKVACTSKFTDLPAEKILRYLNSHSLCVSSELVVFKAVVAWIQAKPKKRMELAKELMKTIHFPLMTFKEFKEVQSQNILSDLHLTELFQEIFDDFCANETAPQNQCRIYLPKESLVLIGGDQTSEDLSSRSISRELWFGNSLRNHTGIKKAMEWRQLGEMPDTPRFGHEVAVLKGQLYVFGGKKYYGTNDTLNSVYRYDPLQNIWESLAPMQERRCYFSVVVLDGKIYAIGGLCDPDYTETVEQYCPITNSWRYTSPIYLPQRAHAARVLQGKIFVSGGQISDTHCLSSMFQYHPETGSAYLADMAKPRANHCMEILGECLYVAGGVTMGHIINILDLLSCEVYNPVTNCWSAFPSLPVPHVGAGSTVLEGKFYVLGGYSHEEYSDTTMIHRYDPHTQRWENMGKTPGPNNDIRATLLCLPTHFRL from the exons ATGGCAGTTTCTGATCCAGGCTTTAAGCAATGGGAGGATtggaagagagagatggaggagaccaggaggagcagatggagggagagggtGACTCATTGGGCTGAAGGACAGGTTAGTGATGATTATGAAGAAGAGGAGTCTACAGACAGTTTGGAAGAAGAGGGTGAAGACAAGGTAGAAACTGAAGCAACTGAGatgggagaaggagaagaagatgaagagataAACGTAAGGGAAGCACAGGAGATAGATAGTGGAGAAGGTGAGAGGGTTGAGGAGATCAAAAAGGGAGATGAGACAGagattgaggaagaggaggaagacaagcAGGGTCAGGAGAACAAAATAGTGGAAGATGAGCGAGAGAATGATATAAAGGAGGCTACAGAAATAACTGATGAGGAACAAAAGGTGTTAAATGAAGAAGTGGGAGAGAAAAAGGATTTAGAGAATgaggtaaaaataaaagtgaaagacGAGGGGGTGATGGATGAagtagaggaagaggatgcagacgaTGAGAGGGAGGAAATCAGTGAACAAAAGGAAGACACTGAAGCAGATACTATggggaaggaagaggaggaggaagagatgaaggaagaggaagaagagcagaCTATGAGGGGCATTAAGGGGAATGAGGAAATACataatgagagaaaagaaacagatgagctgaaggaagaggaggaaaaagaaacagaaagagtgaaaaacaaaaccgaAAAGGATGATGAAAAGGAAGACAGTGATATGGTAGAAGCTAGTGAAATGGATGATGCACAAGTAAATCGAGAACATGAGgtagagaagaaaaatgaacaagaTGAGCATGAAGAACAGGAGAAACCTGGAAGGTACTGGCAGGCAATGCATGTCAGAGAACAGCTGAGAAGATCTGATGATGAAAACATCTGGCAAAATCAAGGAGGTGCAAGGCAAGAAGATAAATCTGACAACAAGGAAGAGGCCATGCCAGATTTAGTGGAATTACATGATGAAAATTCTGAGTTGATGAGATCTGAGGATGAATTCTCCAACTGTGAAAtagtgaatgaagaaaaagatgatAAGGAACAATTCCACCACTTCACAGGACAGGAAAATCCCTGTGAGGGAGACTCTTGGACAACTCAAGATGAGCTTCAAGATGTAGAGGAAGACTCTACAGATGATGAGGAAGCAGACGACGTAGATGATTATGGTGAAAATGTGTTGAAGATTTACTGCAAAGAGGATTTTCTCACAGACTTGTTCACTACCTTGAAGAGGTTCAGGGACTCCTCTGTTCTTACTGATCTTACCTTGAGCACTGACGATGGGACGGTCTTTCATGTACACTCTCTTGTCATGGCCGCTGTCAGCTTTCGTGTTCGGGAAAGTATGGGTATAGAAAACGGTAGTGTCGATGAAAGAAAGCATGGAGGGGTCAACAAGTGGTCAATATCTCTGGGTCCAGAGGTGGATCGTGTTGGATTAGAGGCAGTTGTAGAGTTTGCCTACACAGGTCTCATGACATGCTTGAGTACAGACACCCTGCACCAGATTAAAGCTGCAGCCGAGACCCTACGTGCGCCCAGAGTGTTGGAACACTGTGCGATAAAAGAGGACAATCCCACAAAAACTGGATGGCAAAAGACGGAGGAcagaaaaacagctgaaaaagaaaTGGTGACCAGTTTCCAGGCAATTAAACAACTGTGGACAGACAGAGTGGGCTGTGATGTCACCCTAGAAGCAATCGGAGGGTCGCTTCAAG TCCACAGAGTCATCCTGGCTGTTTGGAGTGACTACTTCCATAGCATGTTCACCTTAGGGATGAAGGAGTCCCATCAGCCCAGTGTGACCCTTCCCTTCCTTTTGGCATCAGAGCTGGAGGTTCTGATTGACTGCTCCTACAGCGGGCTTCTCCCCCTCAGCTGGAAGTGTGTCTTTGAGATCAGCAGTACCTCTCTTCAGCTTCAGTTTGGAAGCGTCCTTTCTTTATGCTTGAAGTTCTTGCAGCAAGAAATAAATCCTCTCTCCTGCCTGGACGTGGCGTCCTTTGCCGAAGCTTACGAGATGACACAGCTTCTCGAAGTGGCGGACGACTTTGTTTTGCGCCAATTCCAAAAGGTAGCGTGTACCTCAAAGTTCACAGACCTGCCTGCTGAGAAGATCCTGAGGTACCTGAACAGTCACTCATTATGTGTTTCATCTGAGTTGGTTGTGTTCAAAGCGGTGGTGGCATGGATCCAAGCAAAGCCTAAGAAAAGGATGGAGCTCGCTAAAGAGCTCATGAAAACCATCCACTTCCCTCTGATGACATTCAAGGAATTCAAAGAGGTTCAATCTCAGAACATATTGTCTGATCTCCACCTGACTGAGCTTTTTCAAGAAATTTTTGATGATTTCTGTGCCAATGAGACGGCGCCACAGAATCAGTGTCGTATATATTTGCCCAAAGAGAGTCTGGTCTTGATTGGAGGTGACCAGACCTCTGAAGATCTGAGTAGTCGCAGCATCAGCAGAGAACTCTGGTTTGGGAATTCCTTAAGAAACCATACAGGCATCAAAAAAGCAATGGAGTGGAGACAGTTGGGGGAAATGCCAGACACCCCGAGGTTTGGTCATGAGGTGGCTGTGCTAAAAGGACAACTATACGTGTTTGGAGGCAAGAAATACTATGGCACCAACGACACTCTGAATTCAGTTTACAG GTATGACCCCCTTCAGAACATCTGGGAGAGTCTGGCTCCGATGCAGGAAAGGAGATGTTATTTCTCTGTGGTTGTGCTTGATGGAAAGATATACGCCATCGGTGGATTATGTGATCCAGATTACACAGAGACTGTGGAGCAATACTGCCCCATAACAAACTCCTGGAG ATATACATCTCCCATATATCTGCCTCAGCGAGCCCACGCAGCCAGAGTTCTACAAGGAAAGATCTTTGTCTCCGGAGGGCAGATCAGTGACACCCATTGCCTTTCCTCCATGTTTCAGTATCAcccagaaacaggaagtgcttaCTTGGCAGACATGGCTAAACCTCGCGCCAATCATTGCATGGAGATTCTGGGGGAATGTCTTTATGTAGCCGGCGGAGTAACCATGGGTCACATCATTAATATCCTGGACCTGCTGTCTTGCGAGGTGTACAATCCGGTGACTAATTGCTGGAGCGCTTTCCCGTCTCTGCCGGTGCCACATGTAGGAGCAGGAAGTACAGTTTTGGAGGGAAAATTTTATGTGCTTGGTGGATACAGCCATGAGGAGTACAGCGATACGACGATGATCCATCGTTACGATCCCCACACGCAGAGATGGGAGAACATGGGCAAGACTCCTGGACCCAACAACGATATACGAGCAACTCTGCTCTGTTTACCAACACATTTCCGATTGTGA
- the si:ch211-63p21.1 gene encoding uncharacterized protein si:ch211-63p21.1 isoform X1 has product MLRRELDTHCLFSSGETSDCEMGARCGEEDRLCLCEAGPCTLYSEAHTPTTDTLLCEHCGKNRVTITRYSEGYGTEEECVLSDPQGESDADADIEDTDCRLQEPGSLQRISSRRRKRPRVARQDTTESEDDGGRSYASNRWNLRLSPERAHSRTILEESISQVRPLVICQPNTERRQNPLETPRASRCLWPPPLSLPMIILLLSLPVCLSLIIIIVSFFLPLTSN; this is encoded by the exons atgctACGGAGGGAACTGGACACCCACTGCCTTTTTTCCTCCGGAGAGACATCTGACTGTGAG ATGGGGGCGAGATGCGGGGAGGAAGATCGTCTGTGTCTTTGCGAGGCCGGTCCCTGTACACTGTATTCAGAAGCACACACGCCTACGACG GACACACTCCTGTGTGAACACTGTGGAAAAAACAGAGTCACGATAACCAGGTACTCAGAAGGATACGGCACAgag gaggagtgtgtgttgtcCGACCCTCAGGGCGAGAGCGACGCCGATGCTGATATAGAGGACACAGATTGCAG GCTGCAGGAGCCGGGATCTCTTCAGCGAATCAGCTCGCGGAGACGCAAACGCCCGCGAGTGGCGAGGCAAGACACCACGGAGAGCGAAGACGACGGCGGGAGGAGCTACGCGTCCAATCGCTGGAACCTTCGACTCAGTCCTGAGAGAGCGCACAGCAGGACCATACTGGAG GAGAGCATATCCCAGGTCAGGCCGCTGGTCATCTGCCAGCCAAACACCGAGAGGCGACAGAATCCACTGGAGACGCCCCGAGCCTCCAGATGTCTGTGGCCGCCTCCCCTCTCCTTACCCAtgatcatcctcctcctctcgctgcccgtctgtctgtccctcatcatcatcatcgtgtcTTTCTTTTTACCGTTGACCAGCAATTGA
- the si:ch211-63p21.1 gene encoding uncharacterized protein si:ch211-63p21.1 isoform X2 yields the protein MLRRELDTHCLFSSGETSDCEMGARCGEEDRLCLCEAGPCTLYSEAHTPTTDTLLCEHCGKNRVTITRYSEGYGTEEECVLSDPQGESDADADIEDTDCRLQEPGSLQRISSRRRKRPRVARQDTTESEDDGGRSYASNRWNLRLSPERAHSRTILEVEMHQMVISPWRAYPRSGRWSSASQTPRGDRIHWRRPEPPDVCGRLPSPYP from the exons atgctACGGAGGGAACTGGACACCCACTGCCTTTTTTCCTCCGGAGAGACATCTGACTGTGAG ATGGGGGCGAGATGCGGGGAGGAAGATCGTCTGTGTCTTTGCGAGGCCGGTCCCTGTACACTGTATTCAGAAGCACACACGCCTACGACG GACACACTCCTGTGTGAACACTGTGGAAAAAACAGAGTCACGATAACCAGGTACTCAGAAGGATACGGCACAgag gaggagtgtgtgttgtcCGACCCTCAGGGCGAGAGCGACGCCGATGCTGATATAGAGGACACAGATTGCAG GCTGCAGGAGCCGGGATCTCTTCAGCGAATCAGCTCGCGGAGACGCAAACGCCCGCGAGTGGCGAGGCAAGACACCACGGAGAGCGAAGACGACGGCGGGAGGAGCTACGCGTCCAATCGCTGGAACCTTCGACTCAGTCCTGAGAGAGCGCACAGCAGGACCATACTGGAGGTAGAAATGCATCAGATGGTGATATCTCCATG GAGAGCATATCCCAGGTCAGGCCGCTGGTCATCTGCCAGCCAAACACCGAGAGGCGACAGAATCCACTGGAGACGCCCCGAGCCTCCAGATGTCTGTGGCCGCCTCCCCTCTCCTTACCCAtga
- the si:ch211-63p21.2 gene encoding FH1/FH2 domain-containing protein 1 produces the protein MRESDPTKDDLLTWDLDQSLGCFLNPAARLRLNTLDFSDLWDEEESTDDEGINSCGESLVALRGPPAPPPLPPAIASPLTSTKSATTKGHTLKLHWRELLTLAPLPRMTHFGNQTIWARLEPVYLDTNRLEYLFVSKVNCTSFKVFSGKKKQPSVSVLGMKRSNIITITLSKLPPPRLLPPAIYSMDTSVLDREDVQRLQVLIPTEEELSKIKEAKSQNPDSPMAPAEVCLLTLGEISHLKSRLQLWAFALDYDSMEREIAEPLFHLKLAMEQLSASQTFKCILATVLAIGNFLNSCKARGFELSYLGKLSQVRDTHTRQPLLHHVCVLMMELYPQSSDLYSDIAAVTKAGKCDFSLVQSNFTQLEALCKASWEQLKILDKADEKRERGSAEKRTGGGRDDEALSSQGLLCHRLPKVLKECEERLKVLRAVHRRVINRFHSFLLFLGYSKATVRETKAEDFCRIISNFSLEYRTTRQNILLQREREQQKNAPKSPGPNTPATRRKHQPTPTQEDVEQRRLEEVLRTPDTTPRFDMTPRHRRRMADIRGLTSQKLMW, from the exons ATGAGAGAGTCAGACCCAACAAAGGATGACCTCCTGACATGGGATTTGGACCAATCCTTGGGTTGCTTCCTGAACCCAGCTGCACGTCTTCGCCTCAACACCTTGGATTTCTCAGACCTTTGGGATGAGGAAGAAAGTACAGACGATGAAGGAATTAACTCCTGTGGTGAATCACTGGTAGCTCTCAGAGGCCCTCCAgcaccacctcctcttcctcctgcgattgcctcacctttgacctccactAAAAGTGCAACCACAAAAGGTCACACCTTAAAGCTTCACTGGAGGGAACTGCTGACTTTGGCACCCCTTCCCAGGATGACCCACTTTGGGAATCAGACTATTTGGGCCAGACTTGAGCCGGTCTACTTAGACACAAATCGACTAGAGTACCTGTTTGTATCGAAGGTCAATTGCACCAGTTTTAAGGTTTTTTCTGGGAAGAAG AAACAGCCGTCAGTCTCAGTGTTGGGGATGAAGAGGAgtaacatcatcaccatcaccctgAGCAAGCTGCCCCCTCCACGCCTCCTACCCCCTGCTATCTACAGCATGGACACCAGCGTGCTGGACAGAGAAGATGTTCAG AGGCTTCAAGTGCTGATTCCAACCGAAGAGGAACTTTCCAAGATCAAGGAGGCAAAATCCCAGAACCCCGACTCCCCAATGGCTCCTGCCGAGGTTTGCCTGCTCACTTTGGGAGAAATTTCACACCTGAAGTCCAGACTCCAGCTGTGGGCCTTCGCTTTGGACTATGACTCAATGGAAAGG GAAATTGCTGAGCCTCTCTTCCATCTGAAGTTAGCCATGGAACAACTCTCAGCTAGCCAGACCTTTAAATGTATTCTAGCAACGGTGTTAGCCATCGGTAACTTTCTCAATTCGTGTAAG GCCCGTGGGTTTGAGCTGAGTTACCTGGGGAAGCTTTCCCAGgtgagggacacacacactcgccaGCCCCTGCTGCACCACGTCTGTGTGCTGATGATGGAACTCTACCCACAATCCTCTGACCTCTACTCTGACATCGCCGCGGTTACGAAAGCTGGCAAG TGTGACTTCTCATTGGTCCAGTCCAATTTCACCCAGCTGGAGGCGCTgtgcaaagcatcatgggagcaGCTGAAGATTTTGGACAAGGCAGACGAGAAAAGGGAAAGAGGAAGTGCAGAgaagaggacaggaggaggacGAGACGACGAGGCGTTATCCTCACAGGGTTTACTGTGCCACCGGTTGCCAAAGGTTTTGAAGGAGTGTGAGGAGAGGCTGAAGGTGCTGAGAGCCGTCCATCGCCGGGTTATCAACCG ATTCCATTCTTTCCTCTTATTCCTGGGCTACTCTAAAGCAACAGTGAGAGAGACCAAAGCAGAAGACTTCTGTAGAATTATCAGCAACTTTTCTTTGGAGTATAGGACCACCAGACAGAACATCCTcttgcagagagagagggaacagCAGAAAAATGCACCCAAAAGCCCAGGACCAAACACTCCCGCCACCAGGAGGAAACACCAGCCAACTCCTACGCAG GAAGATGTGGAACAACGAAGATTGGAGGAGGTGTTGAGAACACCTGACACCACCCCAAGATTTGACATGACTCCTCGACATCGCAGGAGGATGGCTGATATCAGAG GTCTTACCTCACAGAAACTGATGTGGTGA